ACGCCATGACGTCGAAGGCGCCGCCATAGGCCTTGCGGGTGATGATGGTCACCAGCGGCACGGTGCATTGCGAATACGCGAACAGGAGCTTGGCGCCGTGCTTGATCAGGCCGCCATATTCCTGTGCGGTGCCCGGCAGGAAGCCGGGCACGTCGACGAAGGTGACGATCGGGATGTTGAAGGCGTCGCAGAAACGAACGAAACGCGCCGCTTTCCGTGACGCATCGCTGTCGAGCACGCCGGCGAGCACCATCGGCTGGTTGGCGACGAAGCCGACGGTGCGGCCGGCGATGCGGCCAAAGCCCGTGATGATGTTCTTGGCAAAGGCCTCTGAGATCTCGAAGAAGTCGCCCTCGTCCACGACCTTCAGGATCAATTCCTTCATGTCGTAGGGCTTGTTCGGATTGTCGGGGATCAGCGTGTCCAAGGACATGTCGATGCGCTCGATGGAATCGAAGCTCGGCCATTCCGGCACGCCGTCGGTGTTGTTAGCAGGCAGGAAGTCGATCAGGCGGCGCATCTGGAGGATCGCCTCGACGTCGTTCTCGAACGCGCCGTCGGAGATCGAGGAGCGCGTGGTGTGCACCGAGGCGCCGCCCAGCTCTTCGGCGGTGACGACCTCGTTGGTCACGGTCTTCACCACATCAGGGCCGGTGACGAACATGTAGCTGGTGTTCTTCACCATGAAGATGAAGTCGGTCATCGCCGGCGAATAGACGTCGCCGCCGGCGCAGGGGCCCATGATCACGGAGATCTGCGGGATCACGCCGGAAGCGATGACGTTGCGGCGGAAGACGTAGGAATAGCCCGCGAGCGCCGCGACGCCCTCCTGGATGCGCGCGCCGCCGGCGTCATAGAGACCGATGATGGGCGCCCTCGCCTTCATCGCCATGTCCTGGAGCTTGGTGATCTTCAGCGCATGCGTCTCCGATAGCGAGCCGCCGAACACGGTGAAATCCTTGGCGAACACGAAGGTCTTGCGGCCGTTGACGGTGCCCCAGCCGGTCACGACCCCATCGCCCGGCACCTTGTTCTTCTCCATGCCGAACTCGATGGAGCGATGCTCGACGAACATGTCGAATTCCTCGAACGATCCCTTGTCGAGCAAGAGCTCGATGCGCTCGCGCGCGGTCAGCTTGCCGCGGGCGTGCTGCGCCTCGATGCGCTTCTCGCCACCGCCGAGCTTGGCGCCGGCGCGACGTTCTTCAAGGGCGTCCAGGATATGTTTCATTTGCTCCCGCCAGTTATTAAGGTGCGATTGCCGGCGGTTCTAACACGGCATTTTGCGGGCCGGGAAGCGGCTTTGCGCATGCCCGCCGCGCCCAAGGCGGCTAAAAGCTCAAGGAATTACAGGGGCCTATCGGAGGCGATTAAGATGCATGATGCAGTCACAACGACCGGCGAGGTGACCGGCGGCATCAAGATCCTGCTCCGGCTGGAGGGGCTGACGCTGTTTACCGGCATGGTGCTGCTCTATGTAGTCTGGGGTGGGTCTTGGGCCGTCTTCGCCCTGCTCTTCCTGGCGCCCGATCTGAGTTTCCTGGCATACCTCGCCGACAGCCGGTCGGGCGCGATCGTCTACAATGCCGCGCACAGCTACATGGTCGCCGTGGCGCTGCTCACGGTGGGTTTTGCGCTGGAATGGCCGCTCCTGCTCTCCATCGCCATGATCTGGCTCGCCCATATCGGCCTCGACCGGGCGCTGGGCTACGGGCTTAAATATCAGGCCGGCTTCGGCTTCACCCATCTGGGGCGGATCGGACGCATGGGGAAAGCGTGAACGGCTGGCTTCGGCCGCGCGTTTCCGGGCGTTTGACCCTCCCGCCCACGCATGTCCTTGCCGTTCTGGTGCAGCGTCAGCAAGCTCAGCACGTGCCCGAGCAGGCCGAAGCCGAGATTGGCGTATTCGTAGTGTTTGCCCGGCGTAAAGCCAAGCTTGTGGTTCGACAGGAAATCGTAGAGCCGATCGGCGGTGTAGTCGGCATACGGATTGGTGGGATCCTTCGGCGCAAAATTGTCGGGCACGCGCGGCAAGCCGGAGGTGTAGGTCGCAAGATCCAGCAACGTGATCGGCACGCCCTGATACTCCGACATCCTCACCCGCTCAGGCAGAATTTGGCCGCGGGATCATCCAGCGCTACCTCGCCCCGCCCGACCATCTCGGCCAGCAGCAGGGCGATGAAGACTTTTGTGATCGAGCCGATCTCGAAGACAGTGTCGGCATCCAGCGCGCGATCGTTGGCCGCCCCCGAACGCCCATAGGTCGCGACGATGCGGCGGCCGCGCCCATTCGCGGGGAGCGATGCTAGTCGAGTGGCGCGACAGACGCCAGAGTTGCTACGTCAAATTGCGCCGATATCGGCAAGACAGGCTTGCGTCAACGTCATCCGGTCGGCGATATGGCGCGGCTCGCGGCAATCCATGTTGAGCGCGAACACGGTGCGCGCGTCGTCCTTCTCGGCCCAGCCGACCATCCAACCGAGCGAGCCCTGCTCTTTCCCGGTCAACCCCGACTTGGCACGGATGATGGAGGTGCCGACTTTCGTTACCGGCAGGATATCGCAGACGAGATCCTGGCTGCGTTTCGAGATCGGCAGCGCGCGGCGACGCAGCCGGTCGACGAAGTCGATCTGGTCCATCGGATCGATGCGCAGGTTTCCGGTCAGCCAGAACTGGTCGATACCGCCGCCAATGTCGCGATTGCCGTATTCGAAGAGGTCGACATACTTTTGCATCTGCTCCTGGCCGATGCGGCGCGCGATCTCCTGATAAACCGGTACCGCGCTCACCGCGATGGCGCTGCGCAGCGTGTGATCCCTGTTCCAGGCCTCGATGTCGCGCTTCACGCCGTCCCAGGGGAAGATGTCCTTGTCGGGGTCCTGCACCACGCCCGTTTCCAGTGCGATCAACGAATTCGGGATCTTGAAGGTCGAGGCCGGCAACCGCGGCTCGGCGGAGCGATCCTTGTCGCTCAGGATGATCATGTAGTCGTCCACCTTGTAGCCGACGAAGGTCCCGGCCGTGCCGGCATCCGCAAAGCGCCTCGCAAGGCTGTCGCGGACTTCGCTGAGCGGCGGCGCGATATTGGCGAGCGCACGCGACGGCAGGATGGCGCTAGCCGCGAGAAGGCCGAGAGTGGAGCGACGGTTCAGCAAAGGCGATATCCGTTCGATGATCTGGAAGCGACAGTGCAGCCGATTTCGTGGTGAAACCATGACAGCATTCACCGCGGTTTTAGCGCACCCGGCCCGAGAGCCGCAGCACGAACACCAAGACTTCGGCGACGGCCTTGTAGAGGTCCGGCGGGATCTCGTCGCCGAGCTCGACTTTGGACAACGCCCCGGCCAGCACCTCGTTCTCCTCGATCGGGATGTCGTGGGCCTTGGCCAGTTCCACGATCCTGGCGCCGATCGTGCCCTTGCCTTTCGCGACGACCCGCGGCGCACCACTGCCCGTCTCGTAGTGCAGCGCGATGGCAAGCTTGTTCTCCTCGCTCATGTCGCACGATCCAGAAAGTGTCCGGCGCGGGCCGGTTGAGGCTGCGGCGGCGTGCCATCGCGGATCACAATGTCGCCGGGCTTGAGATCGGCCTTGGCCAGCGCCTGGCTGAGCTCGCCGGCACCCTCGCGCAATTGCTGCGCGGTGATGGGGCGTTCCGCCCACATCCGCACAAAGGTCTTGTCGCCATTGAGCGTGATCAGCGCGTGCACGGGGCCGGCCGGCTCGACGTTGAGCGAGAAGCGCGCGCGCCAGGCCTTCTTCGCTGGATCGGCCCCGCTGCCGCCGCTGTCGCGCGAAATCTCGAACTGCGCCATCGCAGTGCCTTGCGGCGTCGCGAAGGGAATTTCGAAACTCCACTGCGGCACCGAGGGATCAACAGGATGGCCGCTGGCATCGACACGGTCCGGAAGCGATGCGACCTGCAACAGGGTCTGCCGCGCGATCGCGGCGTCGGTGTCGTCGAGCAGGCGGTGCACGGTCTGACTCAGCGGCGCATCCGATGCGAGCGAGGTCGTTGCGATGGCCTGCGGCGATGGCAGCGCGCCGCGGAATGGCGGCGGCGCGGTCGCCGCACGCGGCATCGTGTCGAGGCTGTGCGCGTCCGGCACCGCGGCTTTGGGCGTGGTGAAGGCGGCGCCCATCGCACGCGGAAGCTCCTGCACGGCTTCCTGGAGCAGGCTCAGCGCGACGCCGGGCGACATTGTGCGCGGCAGCGGGCCTTCGGTCACGGCTTCGGCGAGCGCGGCAGCCGCGATATTGGCACCATGCGGCACTTGCAGCGTCTGCCGCGGGCCTGCTTCAGGTGACAGCGGCGGCGCCTGGAGGGCTTCGCCTGCGATCTGCTCGAGCGACGTCACGGCCTGCGCGACGGCCGCAGGCGCGGCGGGAAGCGCGGTCGCCGGTGCGGCCACTTGCGGCACGGTGGTTTCAAGCGCGCCCGAGCTCGCCGCCAGCGTCTGGCGCAGCACCAGCAGCGCCGCCTTCAGATCAGGAATGCTGCCGCTTGCAGGCGCCAGCCCCGACGACAGCGAGGCCTCCAGGAAGAGCCCCGATTTCTGGAACGCGGACTCGATATCGCCACCGTCGAGCTGCGGACTGAGCGGCGTCTGCTGCGCCAGCACGTCCAGCACGGCCTGCTTCAGCCCGGCCGGCAGGTCACTGGCGACGACCGAGGCAAGATTGGCAAACAGCGGCGCCTGGCTGCCCTGCTTGGTCACGGCCTCAGTCGAGGCCACCGAAACGGCGATCTGCTCGAGCGGCGTCAGGAGATTGCGCCCAGCGGTCGCGGACGGGGCGAGCGTGGGCGCATCGGTGAGCGCGAGCGCACCTGGCGTCAGCGTGACCTGATCGGTCGCCGCCCCGCTTGCCCCGTTGACGATCGCAAGCCGCACCGTGCCATCGTTCTGTGACACCGCGAGCTGGAGGTTTTGGCCCGGCGACAGCGCCACCTCCGACATCACGTCGATCGAGAGGTTGGCGATCGCGATGCGCACGAGATTGTCGGCTATCACGCTGATGACCTTGGCGTCGACGACGGAGCCTGCCTGGAGCACGAGCTCGGGCGTCGCCGCGTCAGTCACGGAGGTGGCGGCACTGACGGAAACGATCGAGCTTATCGGCGTCGGCATGTTTTAAGGGCCCGCGGAACGCGATCGACCCTAGCCATCCGTCGTAAACCTCCCGTTAAGGACCTTGCGTCGGGTGCTCGTTCACGGCATCAAGGACCGTCACCGCCGCCGCAAAATCCTTCAGCCGGGCGGCGCGGCGGCCGGCCGCCTCCTCGTCCACCCCCCACTGATCGGCGTTCCAGTCCTCGTCAACATGGGCGGCGGCCCAGACCTGGTCGGCATCACGCACCCGGTGGGCCAGGGCGAGCGCCAGCAGCGCCGAGCCCGTCAGCGTCGTGATCACATGCAACGCCGCGACCGACCAGGGATCCTTGGGCAGAGCCGCCCGCGCGGCCGCGATCGCCTGCTCCGGCTGGGTGACATGCATGATGCCCTCGGACAGGATGAAATGCGCGCCAAGCGTCTCGGCCGCCCAGAACAGCACGGGGTCCCAGTGCGCGGCCTCGCGCGCCACCAGGCCCTCGGGATGGCCGGCGCGATAGAACAACAGGTCGGACTGGAGGTACTTTGCGAGGTCGTCGCTGACGAGATCGACGCGATCGACCACGCCCTCAATCACACTGTTGGCGAGCCGCGTCAGCGGCATGGTCACGGGATCGATCGTCTCCATCTGACCGGCCCATTCCGCGGCGACCGCGTCGGCGAGCGGCTGCGCGGGGATGACGATCTGGCGGCCGGAGGGCGTCTTGATCGGCTTGCCGTCGAGCGTGATGGCGAAGCCGCCCTCGGCCTCCGCGACGCCCGCCTCCGCATAAAAACGCTTGCGCAGGGGCGCACGGGAGCCAGCCCGCGCGGCTTCCCGCGGATCGGGCGGGGACTGCCCCGCAACCTCGTCAAACAATTCGCGCATTCGGTTTTCGACCCTGATCCCACCAAAGCGCGATACAGCATCCCGCTTTGGGCTATTGTTTGGGCATGATCTGGTTCGGAAAACCGCTACACACTTTTCCGGATCATGCCCTAGGCTTCTAAGATAAGTCCGGCAGCCGATAAAGCGAGCGGCAGGCATGAAGGAAGTCACGGGCATTTTGGCCCTGTTCGCCGGGTTTTGGCTGGCCGCGGCGGAGGCCGGTTTTCGCTCGCCGGAATCGCTGGTGCGCAACGTCTATGCCTATTACGGGCGGGGTGCGCCGGAACTCTCGAAAGGCCTGCCGCGGGATGCCGCCACCGCGCGCCAGTTTTTCGATCCCAGCCTGCGCAAGGCCTGGAGCAGCCTCCGCAGCGACCCTTACGATTTCCTGGTACAGAGCCCGACGTGGACGCTCGGCCCGGTCGCGATCTCGGTGCTCCGCAAGCAATATGACAAGACCTATGTCGCCGCGCTGTTCGACAATAACGGCCGCCGGGTGACGCTGAACTTCATCCTGGTCAACGGGCCG
This genomic interval from Bradyrhizobium sp. CB82 contains the following:
- a CDS encoding acyl-CoA carboxylase subunit beta, whose product is MKHILDALEERRAGAKLGGGEKRIEAQHARGKLTARERIELLLDKGSFEEFDMFVEHRSIEFGMEKNKVPGDGVVTGWGTVNGRKTFVFAKDFTVFGGSLSETHALKITKLQDMAMKARAPIIGLYDAGGARIQEGVAALAGYSYVFRRNVIASGVIPQISVIMGPCAGGDVYSPAMTDFIFMVKNTSYMFVTGPDVVKTVTNEVVTAEELGGASVHTTRSSISDGAFENDVEAILQMRRLIDFLPANNTDGVPEWPSFDSIERIDMSLDTLIPDNPNKPYDMKELILKVVDEGDFFEISEAFAKNIITGFGRIAGRTVGFVANQPMVLAGVLDSDASRKAARFVRFCDAFNIPIVTFVDVPGFLPGTAQEYGGLIKHGAKLLFAYSQCTVPLVTIITRKAYGGAFDVMASKEIGADMNYAWPTAQIAVMGAKGAVEIIFRSDIGDPDKIAARTKEYEDRFLSPFIAAERGYIDDVIMPHSTRRRIARALAMLKDKKTEMPAKKHDNLPL
- a CDS encoding DUF4260 domain-containing protein, with translation MHDAVTTTGEVTGGIKILLRLEGLTLFTGMVLLYVVWGGSWAVFALLFLAPDLSFLAYLADSRSGAIVYNAAHSYMVAVALLTVGFALEWPLLLSIAMIWLAHIGLDRALGYGLKYQAGFGFTHLGRIGRMGKA
- a CDS encoding serine hydrolase, which translates into the protein MSEYQGVPITLLDLATYTSGLPRVPDNFAPKDPTNPYADYTADRLYDFLSNHKLGFTPGKHYEYANLGFGLLGHVLSLLTLHQNGKDMRGREGQTPGNARPKPAVHAFPMRPIRPRWVKPKPA
- the blaOXA gene encoding class D beta-lactamase, whose product is MLNRRSTLGLLAASAILPSRALANIAPPLSEVRDSLARRFADAGTAGTFVGYKVDDYMIILSDKDRSAEPRLPASTFKIPNSLIALETGVVQDPDKDIFPWDGVKRDIEAWNRDHTLRSAIAVSAVPVYQEIARRIGQEQMQKYVDLFEYGNRDIGGGIDQFWLTGNLRIDPMDQIDFVDRLRRRALPISKRSQDLVCDILPVTKVGTSIIRAKSGLTGKEQGSLGWMVGWAEKDDARTVFALNMDCREPRHIADRMTLTQACLADIGAI
- a CDS encoding EscU/YscU/HrcU family type III secretion system export apparatus switch protein, which translates into the protein MSEENKLAIALHYETGSGAPRVVAKGKGTIGARIVELAKAHDIPIEENEVLAGALSKVELGDEIPPDLYKAVAEVLVFVLRLSGRVR
- a CDS encoding flagellar hook-length control protein FliK; protein product: MPTPISSIVSVSAATSVTDAATPELVLQAGSVVDAKVISVIADNLVRIAIANLSIDVMSEVALSPGQNLQLAVSQNDGTVRLAIVNGASGAATDQVTLTPGALALTDAPTLAPSATAGRNLLTPLEQIAVSVASTEAVTKQGSQAPLFANLASVVASDLPAGLKQAVLDVLAQQTPLSPQLDGGDIESAFQKSGLFLEASLSSGLAPASGSIPDLKAALLVLRQTLAASSGALETTVPQVAAPATALPAAPAAVAQAVTSLEQIAGEALQAPPLSPEAGPRQTLQVPHGANIAAAALAEAVTEGPLPRTMSPGVALSLLQEAVQELPRAMGAAFTTPKAAVPDAHSLDTMPRAATAPPPFRGALPSPQAIATTSLASDAPLSQTVHRLLDDTDAAIARQTLLQVASLPDRVDASGHPVDPSVPQWSFEIPFATPQGTAMAQFEISRDSGGSGADPAKKAWRARFSLNVEPAGPVHALITLNGDKTFVRMWAERPITAQQLREGAGELSQALAKADLKPGDIVIRDGTPPQPQPARAGHFLDRAT
- a CDS encoding ATP12 family protein codes for the protein MRELFDEVAGQSPPDPREAARAGSRAPLRKRFYAEAGVAEAEGGFAITLDGKPIKTPSGRQIVIPAQPLADAVAAEWAGQMETIDPVTMPLTRLANSVIEGVVDRVDLVSDDLAKYLQSDLLFYRAGHPEGLVAREAAHWDPVLFWAAETLGAHFILSEGIMHVTQPEQAIAAARAALPKDPWSVAALHVITTLTGSALLALALAHRVRDADQVWAAAHVDEDWNADQWGVDEEAAGRRAARLKDFAAAVTVLDAVNEHPTQGP